Proteins encoded in a region of the Streptomyces sp. NBC_01298 genome:
- a CDS encoding acyltransferase family protein gives MSAYTEPGRIRDTVQLRVLTLPLQGPGADPVPDPDPDVTADPAPRKGGRDRYLDLLRALALVRVIFYHNFGWFWLPLLFPSMGVMFALAGSLMARSLSRPALGVIRGRLRRLLPPMWLFGAVLITLQFLDGWGPDSDGHPTWWWAKMAFWILPLSTPPYAESLPGLGLTEGGWALQITVPLWYLRAYLWYVLLSPLMLRALRRLPWVTLFSPLAVLIVMNSFLADQEFVYGRVWETANDFAMFGSCWILGMAHQEGLLKRIPQYVLPSIAPLVMVAGLWYLQTRPVDPTVPTDIEAWPIAQALWSLGFVAILLHVSPSWDQWPRVLERWNGLVSLLNSRAVSVYLWHQVALVAAIPLIDPLWSVPFFYDNLQWLLSSQWFTLLVAIPLVGLLVLTFGWVEDVAARRSPRLLPYPRRQRGKRRSAD, from the coding sequence GTGAGCGCGTACACCGAGCCCGGGCGCATCCGGGACACGGTCCAGCTGAGGGTCCTCACCCTTCCGCTCCAGGGGCCGGGTGCGGATCCGGTCCCGGATCCCGATCCGGATGTCACCGCGGATCCGGCCCCGCGCAAGGGCGGCCGGGACCGATACCTCGACCTGCTGCGCGCGCTGGCCCTCGTGCGCGTGATCTTCTACCACAACTTCGGCTGGTTCTGGCTGCCGCTCCTCTTTCCGTCGATGGGCGTGATGTTCGCGCTGGCCGGCTCGCTGATGGCCCGCTCGCTCAGCCGTCCCGCCCTCGGCGTGATCCGCGGCCGACTCCGCCGCCTGCTCCCGCCGATGTGGCTGTTCGGCGCGGTCCTGATCACCCTCCAGTTCCTCGACGGCTGGGGCCCCGACTCCGACGGCCACCCCACCTGGTGGTGGGCCAAGATGGCGTTCTGGATCCTGCCGCTGAGCACTCCGCCGTACGCGGAATCCCTGCCCGGTCTCGGGCTGACGGAGGGCGGCTGGGCCCTGCAGATCACCGTCCCGCTCTGGTACCTCCGGGCGTACCTGTGGTACGTGCTGCTCTCCCCGCTGATGCTCCGGGCGCTGCGAAGGCTTCCGTGGGTGACCCTGTTCAGCCCCCTGGCGGTGCTGATCGTCATGAACTCGTTCCTCGCCGACCAGGAGTTCGTCTACGGCCGGGTCTGGGAGACCGCCAACGACTTCGCCATGTTCGGCTCCTGCTGGATCCTGGGCATGGCCCATCAGGAGGGGCTGCTCAAGAGGATCCCGCAGTACGTCCTGCCGTCCATCGCGCCGCTGGTCATGGTGGCCGGCCTCTGGTACCTGCAGACCCGGCCGGTCGACCCGACCGTGCCGACCGACATCGAGGCCTGGCCGATCGCCCAGGCCCTGTGGTCCCTGGGCTTCGTCGCCATCCTGCTCCACGTCAGCCCGTCCTGGGACCAGTGGCCCAGAGTGCTGGAGCGCTGGAACGGCTTGGTGAGCCTGCTCAACTCGCGCGCGGTCAGCGTCTACCTGTGGCACCAGGTGGCCCTGGTGGCCGCGATCCCGCTGATCGACCCGCTCTGGAGCGTCCCCTTCTTCTACGACAACCTCCAGTGGCTGCTGTCCAGCCAGTGGTTCACGCTGCTGGTGGCGATACCGCTGGTCGGTCTGCTGGTACTGACCTTCGGCTGGGTCGAGGACGTGGCCGCCCGACGCTCGCCCCGGCTCCTGCCGTACCCGCGCCGCCAGCGGGGCAAGCGCCGGTCCGCCGACTGA
- a CDS encoding bifunctional polysaccharide deacetylase/glycosyltransferase family 2 protein: protein MRFFMPLSLLACLLALLVLRGLATNEAFHDDRIAISVDKTTVPNDLLKGGPVIDARGSKNEKPVSYHIPDRTAVLSFDDGPSPQWTPKILDVLADRDVRADFFVTGAMTTRNPELIRQIVAGGHELGVHTFTHPDLVYQSKTRISWELAQTQLALAGVAGVHSALFRPPYSSDATAMDDWNYPVIKYVGARGYLTAFIDRDTDDWKRPGVEEIVKAAMPAKPGAGALILLHDAGGDRTQTIAALEQIIDKLKAQGYRFTTISDALGASSATVPVTGYQLWAGKGYIWATQFAVHTLPVLVGLLALVGFLNFGRFGLMLVLAPLHARRAKKRDAWGPPVTGMVTVLVPAYNERECIANTLNSLAVSDHPIEVIVIDDGSSDGTADIVEAMNLPFVRLIRQANGGKSSALNTGIAAASHEIIVMMDGDTVFEPSTVRELVQPFGDEAIGAVAGNAKVGNRDSLIGAWQHIEYVLGHNLDRRMYDMLNVIQTIPGAVGAFRKEALRRVGGMSEDTLAEDTDITIAVLCDGWRIVYAEHARAWTEAPVSLQQLWSQRYRWSYGSMQAMWKHRHAVTSSGPGKRFGRVGLPLVVLFGVVAPLLAPLVDMFLLYGVFFGDAGITLASWGGFILLQAALSWYAFHLDGEKPWYLISLPIQQLVYRQLMYIVLLQSAITAMTGGRLRWQKLRRTGEVAVPVEVRP from the coding sequence CTGCGCTTCTTCATGCCGCTGTCGCTGCTGGCGTGCCTGCTCGCGCTTCTCGTCCTGCGCGGCCTCGCCACCAACGAGGCCTTCCACGACGACCGGATCGCGATCTCGGTCGACAAGACGACCGTGCCGAACGACCTGCTCAAGGGTGGTCCGGTCATCGACGCGCGCGGCAGCAAGAACGAGAAGCCCGTGAGCTATCACATCCCCGACCGCACCGCGGTCCTGAGCTTCGACGACGGCCCCTCGCCGCAGTGGACTCCGAAGATCCTGGACGTGCTCGCGGACCGGGATGTCCGCGCGGACTTCTTCGTGACCGGCGCCATGACCACCCGCAACCCGGAGCTGATCCGGCAGATCGTCGCGGGCGGCCACGAGCTCGGCGTGCACACCTTCACCCACCCCGACCTGGTGTACCAGTCCAAGACCCGGATCAGCTGGGAGCTGGCGCAGACCCAGCTCGCGCTGGCCGGCGTCGCGGGCGTGCACAGCGCGCTGTTCCGCCCGCCGTACTCCTCCGACGCCACGGCGATGGACGACTGGAACTACCCGGTGATCAAGTACGTCGGCGCACGCGGCTACCTCACCGCGTTCATCGACCGGGACACCGACGACTGGAAGCGTCCCGGAGTCGAGGAGATCGTCAAGGCGGCGATGCCGGCCAAGCCCGGCGCGGGCGCGCTGATCCTGCTGCACGACGCGGGTGGCGACCGTACCCAGACCATCGCCGCGCTCGAGCAGATCATCGACAAGCTGAAGGCCCAGGGCTACCGCTTCACCACCATCTCCGACGCGCTCGGCGCCTCCAGCGCCACCGTGCCGGTGACCGGGTACCAGCTGTGGGCGGGCAAGGGCTACATCTGGGCCACCCAGTTCGCCGTGCACACCCTGCCGGTGCTGGTCGGGCTGCTGGCCCTCGTCGGCTTCCTCAACTTCGGCCGGTTCGGCCTGATGCTCGTGCTCGCACCGCTCCACGCCCGCCGCGCCAAGAAGCGCGACGCCTGGGGACCGCCCGTCACCGGGATGGTCACCGTGCTGGTCCCGGCGTACAACGAGCGCGAGTGCATAGCCAACACCCTCAACTCCCTGGCCGTCAGCGATCATCCGATCGAGGTGATCGTCATCGACGACGGCTCCTCGGACGGCACCGCGGACATCGTCGAGGCGATGAACCTGCCGTTCGTCCGCCTGATCCGCCAGGCCAACGGCGGCAAGTCCAGCGCCCTCAACACCGGTATCGCGGCCGCCTCGCACGAGATCATCGTGATGATGGACGGGGACACCGTCTTCGAACCGTCCACCGTGCGCGAGCTGGTCCAGCCCTTCGGCGACGAGGCGATCGGCGCGGTCGCGGGCAACGCCAAGGTCGGCAACCGCGACAGCCTGATCGGCGCCTGGCAGCACATCGAGTACGTCCTCGGCCACAACCTGGACCGCCGGATGTACGACATGCTGAACGTCATCCAGACCATCCCCGGCGCCGTCGGCGCCTTCCGCAAGGAGGCCCTGCGGCGGGTCGGCGGGATGAGCGAGGACACCCTCGCCGAGGACACCGACATCACCATCGCGGTGCTCTGCGACGGCTGGCGGATCGTCTACGCCGAGCACGCCCGCGCCTGGACCGAGGCACCCGTCAGCCTCCAGCAGCTCTGGTCCCAGCGGTACCGCTGGAGCTACGGCAGCATGCAGGCGATGTGGAAGCACCGCCACGCGGTGACCTCCAGCGGCCCGGGCAAGCGCTTCGGCCGGGTCGGGCTGCCGCTCGTCGTGCTGTTCGGCGTGGTCGCCCCGCTGCTGGCGCCGCTGGTCGACATGTTCCTGCTGTACGGCGTGTTCTTCGGGGACGCGGGCATCACCCTCGCCAGCTGGGGCGGCTTCATCCTGCTCCAGGCCGCACTGTCCTGGTACGCCTTCCACCTGGACGGCGAGAAGCCCTGGTACCTGATCAGCCTGCCGATCCAGCAACTGGTCTACCGGCAGCTGATGTACATCGTCCTGCTGCAGTCCGCGATCACGGCGATGACCGGTGGCCGCCTGCGCTGGCAGAAGCTCCGGCGCACCGGTGAGGTCGCCGTACCCGTGGAGGTCCGACCGTGA
- a CDS encoding sensor histidine kinase: MTAAPRTPLLRRVPPGAWVGAFWVTLILVRMLQRPDELRHLVQYDGNIEDAPLLATAVVTTLGALLLFRAPLAAVAVALAGAVFSIGMAVRETTFVLFLLADAAVGYTAATRSRRLSVPAAGLCLATLAGYSLWRLARGTFFNASAPAGLASTVAIAWLIGNTIRQDRAHTETVRAQATRQAITAERLRIARELHDMVAHAIGIITIQAGVGSRVMDTQPAETRKALEAIEATGRETLAGLRRMLGALRKGEEEPAPLDPLPGLAALGHLVGRSASAGVRVDVRRRGERRELPPDVDLAAFRIVQEAVTNVVRHSGTRECTVTVDYGRGELAVDVVDRGRGRGADGGSGYGIVGMRERVGLLHGEFSAGPLPDGGFRVAALFPIPVEAQR; the protein is encoded by the coding sequence ATGACCGCAGCCCCTCGAACACCCCTGCTCAGACGCGTACCACCGGGTGCGTGGGTGGGCGCCTTCTGGGTGACCCTGATCCTCGTGCGGATGCTGCAACGACCGGACGAGCTGCGTCACTTGGTCCAGTACGACGGCAACATCGAGGACGCGCCGCTGCTGGCCACCGCCGTCGTGACCACCCTGGGTGCGCTGCTGCTCTTCCGGGCACCGCTGGCAGCGGTGGCCGTCGCGCTCGCGGGCGCCGTGTTCTCGATCGGGATGGCGGTGCGGGAGACGACCTTCGTCCTGTTCCTGCTGGCCGACGCGGCCGTGGGCTACACCGCCGCGACCCGCTCACGACGCCTCTCCGTGCCCGCCGCCGGGCTCTGCCTCGCCACCCTGGCGGGCTACTCGCTCTGGCGGCTGGCCCGCGGCACCTTCTTCAACGCCTCGGCGCCGGCCGGGCTCGCGTCGACCGTCGCCATCGCCTGGCTGATCGGTAACACGATCCGTCAGGACCGGGCCCACACGGAGACGGTGCGCGCCCAGGCCACCCGCCAGGCGATCACCGCCGAGCGGCTGCGGATCGCCCGGGAACTGCACGACATGGTCGCCCACGCCATCGGCATCATCACCATCCAGGCCGGCGTGGGCAGCCGGGTCATGGACACCCAGCCCGCCGAGACGCGCAAGGCGCTCGAAGCCATCGAGGCCACCGGCCGGGAGACCCTCGCCGGCCTGCGGCGGATGCTCGGCGCGCTGCGCAAGGGCGAGGAGGAGCCGGCGCCGCTGGATCCGCTCCCCGGCCTCGCCGCCCTCGGCCACCTGGTCGGGCGGAGCGCGTCCGCCGGTGTCAGGGTCGATGTCCGCCGGCGGGGGGAGCGGCGCGAACTGCCCCCGGACGTGGACCTGGCGGCCTTCCGCATCGTCCAGGAGGCGGTCACCAACGTGGTGCGGCACTCCGGCACCCGGGAGTGCACGGTGACCGTCGACTACGGCCGGGGCGAGCTGGCCGTCGACGTGGTCGACCGGGGCCGCGGCCGCGGCGCCGACGGGGGCTCCGGATACGGCATCGTCGGCATGCGGGAGCGGGTCGGACTGCTGCACGGCGAGTTCAGCGCCGGGCCGCTGCCGGACGGCGGCTTCCGCGTGGCGGCCCTGTTCCCGATACCGGTGGAGGCGCAACGATGA
- a CDS encoding ABC transporter ATP-binding protein: MIESTRLTKRYGDTVAVDDLTFTVEPGRVTGFLGPNGAGKSTTLRMILGLNAPTGGGVTVDGVPFGRRPRGLRHVGALLDAQDVHGGRSARAHLSALARGNRIPLSRVDEVLREVGLGKAAGRRIGGFSLGMKQRLGIAGALLGDPPVLLFDEPLNGLDPEGVLWVRGLLRRLASEGRTLLVSSHMMAEMEHTADRIIVIGRGRLIADESLAEFSARQGSRGVTVHTPDPAALEAVLVGEGGSVRREGGPAVRVTGLTAARIGDLAHRHRIVLHELAPHTFSLEAVFLSLTADSAEYLAGDPR, from the coding sequence GTGATCGAATCGACTCGGCTGACCAAGCGGTACGGCGACACCGTCGCCGTCGACGACCTGACCTTCACCGTGGAACCGGGCCGGGTGACGGGCTTCCTCGGCCCCAACGGCGCGGGCAAGTCCACCACCCTGCGCATGATCCTGGGTCTGAACGCGCCGACCGGCGGCGGCGTCACCGTGGACGGGGTCCCCTTCGGCCGCCGCCCACGGGGCCTGCGCCACGTGGGCGCGCTGCTGGACGCCCAGGACGTACACGGCGGACGGAGCGCACGGGCCCACCTGTCCGCCCTGGCCCGCGGCAACCGCATCCCCCTGTCCCGCGTGGACGAGGTCCTGAGGGAGGTCGGGCTGGGAAAGGCGGCGGGCCGCCGGATCGGCGGGTTCTCCCTCGGCATGAAGCAGCGCCTCGGCATCGCGGGCGCCCTGCTCGGCGATCCGCCGGTGCTGCTGTTCGACGAGCCCCTCAACGGCCTGGATCCCGAGGGGGTGCTGTGGGTGCGCGGACTGCTGCGGCGGCTGGCGTCCGAGGGCCGCACCCTCCTCGTCTCCAGCCACATGATGGCCGAGATGGAGCACACCGCCGACCGGATCATCGTCATCGGCCGGGGCCGGCTGATCGCCGACGAGAGCCTGGCGGAGTTCTCCGCGCGGCAGGGCTCCCGGGGCGTGACGGTCCACACCCCCGACCCGGCGGCCCTGGAGGCCGTACTCGTCGGCGAGGGCGGGTCGGTGCGGCGGGAAGGCGGCCCGGCCGTCCGCGTCACCGGACTGACCGCGGCCCGGATCGGCGACCTCGCCCACCGGCACCGCATCGTGCTGCACGAACTGGCCCCGCACACCTTCTCCCTGGAGGCGGTGTTCCTGTCCCTCACCGCCGACAGCGCCGAATACCTCGCGGGAGACCCCCGATGA
- a CDS encoding response regulator transcription factor, whose protein sequence is MIRVVLVDDQPLIRTGLRVLIADTPDLEVVGEAGNGAEAVELVARLRPDVAIMDIRMPGTDGIEATRRIHAETSPTGATGEPTRVLILTTFDDDEYVYGALRAGASGFLVKDMPLESILDGVRVVAAGDALIAPGVTRRLIAEFAARPDPGPDPEPGPAPAPARRAAVGGITEREREVLTLVGRGLSNAEIAAELTISVATAKAHLARLFTKLDARDRVQLVILAYEIGLVAPPG, encoded by the coding sequence ATGATCCGGGTGGTCCTGGTCGACGACCAGCCGCTGATCCGTACGGGCCTGCGCGTCCTCATCGCCGACACCCCTGACCTGGAGGTGGTCGGCGAGGCCGGGAACGGCGCCGAGGCCGTGGAACTGGTGGCGCGGCTGCGGCCCGACGTCGCCATCATGGACATCCGGATGCCCGGCACCGACGGCATCGAAGCCACCCGCCGGATCCACGCGGAGACCTCGCCGACGGGGGCGACGGGGGAGCCGACCCGCGTCCTGATCCTCACCACCTTCGACGACGACGAGTACGTCTACGGTGCGCTCCGCGCCGGGGCGAGCGGCTTCCTCGTCAAGGACATGCCCCTGGAGTCCATCCTCGACGGTGTCCGGGTCGTCGCCGCCGGGGACGCCCTGATCGCGCCGGGCGTCACGCGCCGTCTCATCGCGGAGTTCGCGGCGCGGCCCGATCCCGGTCCCGATCCCGAACCGGGACCCGCCCCCGCCCCGGCGCGCCGGGCGGCCGTCGGCGGCATCACCGAGCGCGAGCGGGAGGTGCTGACGCTGGTCGGCCGAGGCCTGTCCAACGCGGAGATCGCCGCGGAGCTCACCATCAGCGTGGCCACCGCCAAGGCCCACCTCGCGCGGCTCTTCACCAAACTCGACGCGCGCGACCGGGTCCAACTCGTGATCCTCGCCTACGAGATCGGCCTGGTCGCGCCCCCGGGGTGA
- a CDS encoding TIGR03086 family metal-binding protein gives MTDTTMLDLGPQCRIVARLATSVPDALLTGPTPCPDYAVRDLLGHVTGLAVAFRDAGRKDLGPTTDTAPGTAVPALPAGWREELPRVLGELAEAWRDPDAWTGMTRAGGVDLPGEIAGRVAVNELVIHGWDLARATGQEYAPDQAALNSSYAFLRATVEEEGGGGGIFGPVVPVPDGAPLLDRAVGLSGRDPDRRPGGTG, from the coding sequence ATGACCGATACGACGATGCTCGACCTCGGACCGCAGTGCCGGATCGTGGCCCGGCTCGCTACGAGCGTCCCGGACGCCCTGCTCACCGGCCCGACGCCCTGCCCCGACTACGCGGTCCGCGACCTGCTGGGCCACGTCACGGGGCTGGCCGTCGCCTTCCGTGACGCCGGCCGCAAGGACCTGGGCCCCACGACGGACACGGCCCCCGGCACGGCCGTACCCGCCCTGCCCGCCGGCTGGCGGGAGGAACTGCCCCGGGTGCTCGGCGAGTTGGCGGAGGCCTGGAGGGATCCGGACGCCTGGACCGGCATGACCCGTGCGGGCGGCGTGGACCTGCCGGGCGAGATCGCGGGTCGGGTGGCCGTCAACGAACTGGTCATCCACGGCTGGGACCTGGCGCGGGCCACCGGCCAGGAGTACGCGCCCGATCAGGCCGCGCTGAACAGCTCGTACGCGTTCCTCCGGGCGACGGTGGAGGAAGAGGGTGGCGGCGGGGGCATCTTCGGGCCCGTCGTCCCCGTACCGGACGGCGCCCCGCTGCTCGACCGGGCGGTCGGGCTGAGCGGGCGTGATCCGGACCGCCGGCCGGGCGGTACGGGGTGA
- a CDS encoding glycoside hydrolase family 16 protein → MSQPRRTPRRRAWTALTLPVLLCALAACSGGGTLAGSAAGSGARTPSASPTPSGPPGTLFDDFRYSGPDDPSLGEHGWEVRTGGGGPGIKDTWSAAGASFPSDSTAQGGRVLQLQSSTDGTKQGTRQVEVQTTGTPLFTGTFAARVYLSDEPAAGRGGDHVVETFFPISAADSSANYSELDYEYLPNGGWGAPGPQLDTTSWFKADPPDRVTHALKKQRLEGWHIMMVTFMDGKVTYSLDGKNLFTSSGKYVPREKMDMHFSNWFIDLPFTGGSRTWNMKVNWFYYKAGEAVSHADVQKTVAGFYSAGTSFINTVPKS, encoded by the coding sequence GTGAGTCAGCCCCGCCGCACCCCTCGTCGCCGCGCGTGGACCGCGCTCACGCTGCCCGTCCTCCTGTGCGCACTCGCCGCGTGCTCCGGTGGTGGCACCCTCGCCGGATCCGCCGCCGGATCCGGCGCACGCACCCCCAGCGCCTCGCCGACGCCGTCCGGACCGCCGGGAACCCTGTTCGACGACTTCCGGTACAGCGGCCCCGACGACCCCTCGCTCGGCGAGCACGGCTGGGAGGTCCGTACCGGTGGCGGCGGCCCGGGGATCAAGGACACCTGGTCCGCCGCCGGTGCGAGCTTCCCCTCCGACTCGACCGCCCAGGGGGGCAGGGTCCTGCAGCTGCAGTCCTCCACCGACGGCACCAAGCAGGGAACGCGGCAGGTCGAGGTGCAGACCACCGGCACCCCGCTCTTCACGGGAACATTCGCCGCCAGGGTCTATCTGAGCGACGAGCCCGCCGCCGGCCGGGGCGGCGACCACGTCGTCGAGACCTTCTTCCCGATATCGGCCGCGGACTCCTCGGCGAACTACAGCGAACTCGACTACGAGTACCTGCCGAACGGCGGCTGGGGCGCCCCGGGACCACAGCTCGACACCACGAGCTGGTTCAAGGCCGACCCGCCGGACCGGGTCACCCACGCGCTGAAGAAGCAGCGCCTGGAGGGCTGGCACATCATGATGGTCACTTTCATGGACGGGAAAGTGACCTATTCACTGGACGGCAAGAACCTGTTCACCAGTTCCGGCAAATACGTCCCGCGCGAAAAGATGGACATGCATTTCAGCAACTGGTTCATCGACCTCCCCTTCACCGGCGGTTCACGCACGTGGAACATGAAGGTCAACTGGTTCTACTACAAGGCCGGTGAGGCCGTTTCCCACGCGGATGTCCAGAAGACCGTCGCCGGCTTCTACAGCGCCGGAACCAGCTTCATCAACACCGTGCCGAAGTCCTGA